Proteins from one Amycolatopsis endophytica genomic window:
- the alr gene encoding alanine racemase, translated as MTSTVRTGLVPPTLRTLPEAIGANLAIARARTSARILAVVKADGYGHGAVPVARAAVAAGADWLGTTDLAEALALRAAGLTVPILTWLNPSGADAEAAAAGGIDVAVGSVGELAALVSRSTPAGVRIHLHVDTGMAREGCPAAEWDALITAAAGAQRHGQAQVVGLMGHLPLADEADPAANAPAVARLRQARTAVRAAGLGVPLTHLAATSGTLTDPSTHFGMVRFGAGLVGIDPSGTTELHGASRLTAPVVHSAAVEAGTPVGYGGTYVTTTATYLSVLPLGYADGIPREISPEACVAIHGRRHRIVGRVSMDQIVVDTGAAPVPPGTTATVFGPRDGITPTIQDWARWAGTIPHTIVTGIGARVRTSA; from the coding sequence GTGACCAGCACGGTCCGCACCGGCCTCGTGCCACCCACCCTGCGCACGCTCCCGGAGGCGATCGGGGCGAACCTGGCGATCGCCCGCGCGCGGACCTCCGCTCGGATCCTGGCCGTGGTCAAGGCGGACGGGTACGGGCACGGCGCCGTCCCGGTCGCGCGGGCCGCGGTCGCCGCCGGGGCGGACTGGCTCGGCACGACCGACCTCGCCGAGGCGCTGGCGCTGCGGGCGGCGGGGCTGACCGTGCCGATCCTGACCTGGCTGAACCCGTCCGGCGCCGACGCCGAGGCCGCCGCGGCAGGCGGGATCGACGTCGCCGTCGGATCGGTGGGCGAGCTGGCGGCACTGGTGTCGCGGTCCACGCCCGCCGGCGTGCGGATCCACCTGCACGTGGACACCGGCATGGCCCGGGAAGGCTGCCCGGCGGCCGAGTGGGACGCGTTGATCACGGCCGCCGCGGGGGCCCAGCGGCACGGGCAGGCGCAGGTCGTGGGTCTCATGGGGCACCTGCCGCTGGCCGACGAGGCCGATCCGGCGGCGAACGCGCCCGCGGTGGCACGCCTGCGGCAGGCCCGGACGGCGGTGCGGGCCGCGGGCCTGGGCGTGCCGCTCACGCATCTGGCGGCGACCTCGGGGACGCTGACCGACCCGTCCACCCACTTCGGCATGGTGCGGTTCGGGGCCGGCCTGGTCGGCATCGACCCGTCCGGCACCACGGAGTTGCACGGCGCGTCCCGCCTGACCGCACCGGTGGTGCACAGCGCGGCCGTCGAGGCGGGGACACCGGTCGGCTACGGCGGTACGTACGTCACGACGACCGCCACGTACCTGAGCGTGCTGCCACTCGGGTACGCCGACGGGATTCCGCGGGAGATCTCGCCGGAAGCCTGCGTGGCGATCCACGGACGCCGCCACCGGATCGTCGGCCGCGTCTCGATGGACCAGATCGTCGTCGACACCGGCGCCGCTCCCGTGCCGCCGGGCACGACCGCGACCGTGTTCGGGCCGCGGGACGGGATCACGCCGACCATCCAGGACTGGGCCCGCTGGGCCGGGACCATCCCGCACACCATCGTCACCGGAATCGGAGCACGAGTGAGGACGAGCGCATGA
- a CDS encoding D-alanine--D-alanine ligase family protein has translation MTHVLVIGGGQNAEHEVSLATAAAVTGALRCRGFEATNLTIGRDGRWRHGEALGLTAAASLAAALPLLERADVVFPAVHGPLGEDGALAALCALAGKPVAGSDLRAGAVGMDKWMTKLVAEAVGIPVAPGRLVRAGDDIEFGTAVVVKPVSAGSSYGVSLARDAGQLAEAVRLAARYDDRVLVEHVVEGREIDVAVLRDADRGCWAAPPLEIHPGGDFFDTATKYDGTADFTVPADLTGPDLAVLTRAALTMFEALGCAGVARVDFFLTSDGPVLNEVNTMPGMTAESQVPRMFAAAGVPYEELVARMVHAATVPAALPVLGARQGSARRLAR, from the coding sequence ATGACCCACGTCCTGGTCATCGGCGGCGGGCAGAACGCCGAGCACGAGGTTTCCCTGGCCACCGCCGCCGCCGTCACGGGCGCGCTGCGGTGCCGTGGGTTCGAAGCCACCAATCTCACCATCGGCCGCGACGGGCGATGGCGGCACGGGGAAGCACTCGGGCTCACCGCCGCCGCGTCGCTGGCCGCCGCGCTGCCGTTGCTGGAACGGGCGGACGTGGTCTTCCCGGCGGTGCACGGCCCGCTCGGGGAGGACGGCGCGCTCGCGGCGTTGTGCGCTCTCGCGGGGAAACCGGTGGCGGGCTCGGATCTGCGGGCGGGCGCGGTCGGCATGGACAAGTGGATGACCAAACTGGTCGCCGAAGCCGTCGGAATCCCTGTGGCGCCAGGACGTCTGGTGCGTGCGGGCGACGACATCGAGTTCGGCACGGCGGTCGTGGTCAAACCGGTGTCCGCCGGTTCCAGCTACGGCGTTTCGCTCGCCCGGGACGCCGGCCAGCTGGCGGAGGCGGTGCGCCTGGCCGCCCGCTACGACGACCGGGTCCTCGTCGAGCACGTCGTCGAGGGCCGCGAAATCGACGTCGCGGTCCTCCGGGACGCCGACCGCGGCTGCTGGGCCGCGCCGCCACTGGAGATCCACCCCGGCGGGGATTTCTTCGACACGGCCACGAAGTACGACGGTACCGCCGACTTCACGGTGCCCGCCGACCTCACCGGACCGGACCTCGCCGTGCTCACCCGGGCGGCACTGACGATGTTCGAGGCACTCGGCTGCGCCGGGGTCGCCCGCGTGGACTTCTTCCTCACCTCCGACGGTCCCGTGCTCAACGAGGTCAACACGATGCCGGGCATGACCGCGGAGTCCCAGGTGCCGCGCATGTTCGCGGCGGCGGGCGTCCCGTACGAGGAACTGGTCGCGCGGATGGTGCACGCCGCGACGGTGCCCGCGGCCCTGCCGGTCCTCGGCGCACGGCAGGGGAGTGCCCGCCGTCTCGCGCGGTGA